A single window of Archangium gephyra DNA harbors:
- a CDS encoding sigma 54-interacting transcriptional regulator, giving the protein MRRGSVPSVAASHEDEETSGATVPLHRAGPAQLRLKLLVLSGPEAGRSHSLEHGEYTVGKAPTCDIVLADKTISRQHLKLQVHEEHVLAVDLDSRNGSFCEGLRFSQLELRAGSVITLGTTELKLVPEDTRERSLLLSSRESFGALVGGSRKMREVFTLLERMAPGGSDVLIQGETGTGKELCAEALHQESQRRKGPFIIVDLAGIAPSLIESELFGHVKGAFTGAQADRAGAFERAGGGTVFLDEVGELPLDLQPRLLRVLERRQVKRVGANDYRTVDMRVVAATHVDLENAVKEGKFRRDLFHRLAVLRVTLPPLRERPEDIPLLVDAVLGRMGKPPSTLSAQTRALLAQYPWPGNVRELRNVVEQVVNLGEEALPEMPPLPGDGGPDGPRTTTAELELPFKEAKERLIEGFERDYLKSLIERCEGNISKASREAGIDRVYLRKLLRKHGLEDRDGGA; this is encoded by the coding sequence ATGCGGCGTGGTAGCGTCCCCTCCGTGGCGGCGTCGCACGAAGACGAAGAGACCTCGGGCGCGACAGTGCCCCTCCACCGTGCCGGTCCAGCACAGCTGCGTCTGAAGCTGCTGGTCCTCTCTGGCCCGGAGGCGGGACGCAGTCATTCCCTCGAACATGGCGAGTACACGGTGGGCAAGGCGCCCACGTGCGACATCGTCCTGGCGGACAAGACCATCTCGCGGCAGCACCTGAAGCTGCAGGTGCACGAGGAGCACGTGCTCGCGGTGGACCTGGACTCGCGCAACGGCTCCTTCTGCGAGGGGCTGCGCTTCTCCCAGTTGGAGCTGCGCGCGGGCAGTGTCATCACCCTGGGCACCACCGAGCTCAAGCTGGTGCCGGAGGACACCCGGGAGCGCTCGCTGCTGCTCTCGTCACGCGAGAGCTTCGGCGCCCTGGTGGGCGGCAGCCGGAAGATGCGCGAGGTCTTCACCCTGCTGGAGCGCATGGCGCCCGGCGGCTCGGACGTGCTCATCCAGGGCGAGACGGGCACGGGCAAGGAGCTGTGCGCCGAGGCGCTCCACCAGGAGAGCCAGCGCCGCAAGGGGCCCTTCATCATCGTGGACCTGGCGGGCATCGCCCCCTCGCTCATCGAGTCGGAGCTCTTCGGCCACGTGAAGGGCGCCTTCACCGGCGCGCAGGCCGACCGCGCCGGAGCTTTCGAGCGGGCCGGCGGCGGCACCGTCTTCCTCGACGAGGTGGGCGAGCTGCCGTTGGATCTGCAGCCGAGGCTGTTGCGCGTGCTGGAGCGCCGGCAGGTGAAGCGGGTGGGCGCCAACGACTACCGCACGGTGGACATGCGGGTGGTGGCGGCCACGCACGTGGACCTGGAGAACGCGGTGAAGGAGGGGAAGTTCCGCCGGGACCTCTTCCACCGGCTCGCCGTGCTGCGCGTCACCCTGCCGCCCCTGCGCGAGCGCCCCGAGGACATCCCCCTGCTCGTCGACGCCGTGCTCGGACGGATGGGCAAGCCGCCCAGCACGCTGTCGGCGCAGACGCGGGCCCTGCTCGCCCAGTACCCGTGGCCGGGCAACGTGCGCGAGCTGCGCAACGTGGTGGAGCAGGTGGTGAACCTGGGGGAGGAAGCGCTCCCGGAGATGCCTCCGCTCCCCGGTGACGGAGGCCCGGACGGGCCGCGCACCACCACCGCCGAGCTGGAGCTGCCCTTCAAGGAGGCCAAGGAGCGCCTCATCGAGGGCTTCGAGCGCGACTACCTCAAGAGCCTCATCGAGCGCTGCGAGGGCAACATCTCGAAGGCCTCGCGCGAGGCCGGCATCGACCGCGTCTACCTGCGCAAGCTGCTGCGCAAGCACGGGCTCGAGGACCGCGACGGCGGCGCGTGA